In Shewanella sp. GD04112, the sequence CGCCCACCACTTTCGCGGTTTCGGCTAAGGTATCAGGCACTTCGTAGCTGGTATCAGCCAGTTTACTTTGCAAGCTATAGAATTGATCGACCGCTTTTTTCTCTTGCAACTGAGCCACAATCTTCGTTTTGACATCGGCAAATGGCACAGTTGTACCAGGCTGAACGTCTAACAATTTGATGATGTGGAAACCAAAATCCGTTTTCACGACTGCTGAATGCTGACCTTTTTGCAGTGCAAACAGTGCGGTATCAAAGCTTGGGTCCATTACTCCGGGTTCAAACCAGTCTAATTTACCGCCCTGCTCCGCACTTAAGGTATCTTCAGAATTGGCTTTGGCTAACTCGGCAAAATCAGCACCGTTATCTAACTGCTTAGCTAAATCTTCAGCCTTGGCTTTCGCCGCCGCTTCATCGCTGCCTGGGCCAATCAGAATGTGCGCCGCTAAACGTTTCTCGTTAGACACATATTGCGTCTTGTGTTCATCGTAGTAAGCCTGAGCTTCTTCATCGGTCACTTTGCTGTCTTTAGCAAAATCAGCCGCGTTTAACTCAACATACTCTAAGCTCACCTTCTCAGGGCTCATAAACTGGCCTTGGTTGGTGTCGTAGTAGTTTTTAACTTGCTCGTCTGTCACAGAGGCATTAGCAAGGAATGGCGCAGAATCCACGACTAAGTAGCGAATGTCGCGAGTTTGACCTTGCAGCTCAGCTAATTGCTTAGCTTCACCTGGTAATACGAATTCAGTGCCCACTAACGCTGCAGTTAACTGACGACGAGTCATATCGACACGCATCATGCTTCTGAAGGTTTGTGGCTGATAGCCTAACTGACGCAAAATCGCCTGATAACGGTCGTTATCGAATTTGCCATCGGTTTGGAAAGCGGGTTCTGATTTAATCGCCGTGATAATTTGTTCGTCAGACACACGTAGCCCCATAGCGGCGGCAGCTTGGTCAATCAATTTATCGGCCACTAAACGTTCGAGTACGCTCTGCTTGATGCTTTCTAGGTATCTTTCGTCGGCAGATAACGCAGCAAACATTTCGCCCAGTTGTTGCTCCATACGAGCGCGTTCGCTCTGATAGGCCTGCTCTAACTCGGCTTTAGTGATTTTGTCACCGTTGACTTCTGCGGCAGGGACGTCCGATTGTGAGCCTAAATAGCTACTCACGCCTGCAAATGCAAAAGATAAAATCACAAGTACGAGAATGCCTTTAGCAATCACGCCTTGCGAACCGTCGCGGATCTTTTCTAACATCAGATTTCTCGCTCGTTGCGATTAACAAAATAAAAAGGCGCATCAATTTGAGATGCGCCTTTCTGTAATTTATGGGGATTATTCAGACGCTACCACTGGTAAGTGCTAAAACCCCGAGTAATGGTAGAAATTGTGCTTCAAAATCCATTACTTTCAATTCGTAAAAAGCACTGTTTAAACAGTGCTTATCATTACGAACGCCTTACAAAGGCTACGATATCAAAAATTAATTGACAGCGTCTTTCAGAGCTTTACCAGCTTTGAATGCTGGAATTTTTGCTGCTGCGATTTTGATTTCTTGACCCGTTTGTGGGTTGCGACCAGTACGCTCAGCACGTTCACGCACTTCAAAAGTACCAAAACCAACAAGAGAAATTTTATCGCCTTCTTTCAGACCTTCGGTCACAGCAGCGATAAAAGAATCCAGTGCACGGCCAGCAGCGGCTTTAGAAATGTCAGCACCAGAAGCGATTTTCTCGATTAGTTCAGATTTGTTCATGTCATCCCCTTGAATGTAATTTTTTTGCGCCGCAACCAAATCCGTCTCTAGAGCGGTCTGCGGAGGCTTTTATAACAAGCTTGAATTCAAAGTTCAAGCTGAGTTCGAAAACCAAAGAAATAAAACTGGATACAGCTCAAAGCCAGTTGCGCCAAGGGCTTGGAGCAACCGACTCTCCACAGACCTAGGCTACCACAGGTCTGCGCTTTGTTAAGCCCCTTTTTTCATTTTTTTTAGCGTGATAGCGCATTTTCTTGCGTTATGCCAAGTTTTTAACCACTTCGAAGCCTTCAACCGGTCTTTCCAGCGCCAGTTTTAACACTTCGTCGACCCAACGCACGGGACGAATTTCCAAATCGGCAATCACATTGGCAGGAATTTCTTCCAGATCACGCTCGTTTTCTTTTGGAATAAGTACCAATT encodes:
- the hupB gene encoding nucleoid-associated protein HU-beta: MNKSELIEKIASGADISKAAAGRALDSFIAAVTEGLKEGDKISLVGFGTFEVRERAERTGRNPQTGQEIKIAAAKIPAFKAGKALKDAVN
- the ppiD gene encoding peptidylprolyl isomerase, producing the protein MLEKIRDGSQGVIAKGILVLVILSFAFAGVSSYLGSQSDVPAAEVNGDKITKAELEQAYQSERARMEQQLGEMFAALSADERYLESIKQSVLERLVADKLIDQAAAAMGLRVSDEQIITAIKSEPAFQTDGKFDNDRYQAILRQLGYQPQTFRSMMRVDMTRRQLTAALVGTEFVLPGEAKQLAELQGQTRDIRYLVVDSAPFLANASVTDEQVKNYYDTNQGQFMSPEKVSLEYVELNAADFAKDSKVTDEEAQAYYDEHKTQYVSNEKRLAAHILIGPGSDEAAAKAKAEDLAKQLDNGADFAELAKANSEDTLSAEQGGKLDWFEPGVMDPSFDTALFALQKGQHSAVVKTDFGFHIIKLLDVQPGTTVPFADVKTKIVAQLQEKKAVDQFYSLQSKLADTSYEVPDTLAETAKVVGVEIKTTPMFSRDDVPAALNKPDVVKAAFSDTVLRQGLNSEVIELEPNHVVVIRMKEHHDAGTMPLAEVKADIAERLKQDQANEAARAKAQELMTQVKAGATDVTLTAKTKLGRGAQDVDAAIVGKAFQMPTPSAAPVVDTVGLANGYAVIALDKVNAAESVSDELVNALKQRLNAQYSEADYRGLIESLKANAKVHYPVEG